One window of the Hippoglossus hippoglossus isolate fHipHip1 chromosome 9, fHipHip1.pri, whole genome shotgun sequence genome contains the following:
- the tmem127 gene encoding transmembrane protein 127, with product MTMYAPPGSTVPGGRRRRGGTSLPKQPERSLVSALPGALSITALCTALAEPAWLRVHGGTCPRQELGVADVLGYIDPKLLDDYCVNPQTILLLRVIAAFCFLGILCSLTAFLLDVFGPKHPALKITRRYAFAHILTVLQCATVIGFCYWASELILSLQQQHKKYHGSLIYVTFAISFYLVAGAGGASILATAANLLRHYPTEEEEQALELLSEMEDSSETFPADYDIANQFQPPPAYTP from the exons ATGACCATGTATGCCCCGCCGGGTTCGACTGTTCCGGGAGGccggagaaggagagggggcaCCTCCCTGCCCAAGCAGCCGGAGCGGAGCCTGGTGTCGGCTCTTCCCGGAGCTCTGTCCATCACCGCGCTGTGCACGGCTCTGGCGGAACCGGCCTGGCTCCGGGTTCATGGAGGCACCTGTCCCAGACAAGAGCTGGGGGTGGCAGATGTGCTGGGATATATTGACCCCAAGCTTCTGGACG ATTACTGTGTGAACCCGCAGACCATACTGCTGCTGAGGGTGATCGCTGCCTTCTGCTTCCTGGGCATCCTGTGCAGCCTGACCGCTTTCCTCCTGGATGTGTTCGGACCCAAACACCCTGCGCTGAAGATAACACGCAGATATGCATTTGCACATATTCTCACAG tgTTGCAGTGTGCCACGGTGATTGGCTTCTGCTACTGGGCCTCGGAGCTCATCTTGTcactacagcagcagcacaaaaagTACCACGGCTCCCTCATATACGTCACTTTCGCCATCAGTTTTTACCTGGTTGCGGGCGCAGGTGGAGCCTCTATCCTCGCGACAGCTGCCAACCTCTTGCGCCACTAccccacagaggaggaggagcaggcttTAGAGCTGCTCTCTGAGATGGAGGACAGCAGTGAAACATTTCCGGCTGATTATGACATTGCCAATCAGTTTCAGCCACCGCCTGCATACACGCCCTAA
- the ciao1 gene encoding probable cytosolic iron-sulfur protein assembly protein ciao1: MKQALTLLHRQSAHPDSRCWFVSWSPSGTLLASCGGDKAIRIWGREGDSWICKTVLQDGHQRTVRKVAWSPCGNYLASASFDATTCIWKKKDNDFESLTVLEGHENEVKCVAWAPSGNLLATCSRDKSVWVWEVDEEDEYECVTVVNSHTQDVKHVVWHPTQELLASASYDNNICIYREEDDDWECRATLTGHTSTVWGLAFDGTGQRLASSSDDRTVKIWKEFPNEAGQGDSSWKCICTLSGYHARTVYDIAWCRLTGALATASGDDAVRVFKEDESADPDQPVFSLAAQVTKAHDQDVNCVAWNPKEAGLLATCSDDGDFAIWRFQEEE; encoded by the exons ATGAAGCAGGCTCTGACCCTGCTCCACAGACAGAGCGCACACCCGGACTCCCGCTGCTGGTTCGTCAGCTGGAGCCCGTCAGGGACGCTGCTGGCCTCGTGTGGCGGGGACAAGGCCATCCGGATATGGGGACGAGAGG GTGACTCTTGGATTTGTAAGACTGTGCTTCAGGATGGACACCAGCGCACCGTGAGGAAGGTGGCCTGGTCTCCCTGTGGAAATTATCTGGCATCTGCCAGCTTCGATGCGACCACATGCATCTGGAAAAAGAAGGACAACGACTTTGAG AGTCTGACTGTGTTGGAAGGACAtgaaaatgaggtgaaatgtgTAGCGTGGGCTCCTTCAGGGAACCTGCTGGCGACATGTAGCAGAGACAAGAGCGTCTGGGTCTGGGAAG TGGATGAAGAAGACGAGTACGAGTGCGTTACTGTCGTGAACTCTCACACACAAGACGTCAAGCACGTTGTGTGGCACCCGACCCAGGAG CTCCTGGCTTCAGCCAGCTACGACAACAACATCTGCATTTACAGGGAGGAAGACGATGACTGGGAGTGTCGGGCGACCCTGACGGGACACACATCCACAGTGTGGGGTTTGGCTTTTGATGGGACTGGACAGAGACTGGCTTCCTCCAGCGATGACCGCACGGTCAAGATTTGGAAAGAGTTTCCAAATGAAGCTGGACAGG GAGACTCATCTTGGAAATGTATTTGCACTCTGTCCGGGTACCATGCACGAACAGTGTATGACATTGCCTG GTGTCGGCTGACCGGTGCCCTGGCAACCGCCAGCGGTGACGACGCAGTGCGAGTTTTCAAGGAGGACGAGTCGGCTGATCCTGACCAGCCGGTGTTCTCGCTGGCTGCTCAGGTCACCAAGGCTCACGATCAGGATGTCAACTGTGTGGCCTGGAACCCGAAGGAGGCGGGACTGCTGGCCACCTGCAGTGATGACGGAGACTTCGCCATCTGGAGGTTCCAGGAGGAAGAGTGA
- the es1 gene encoding ES1 protein, mitochondrial — protein MLATRTLLSKQTLAVISRQPACFVHHGDQGNWGNTNVAVVFSGCGWWDGTDVHEGVYTMYHLSRNGARFQMFAPNQQQMHVIDHMKKQPAAGENRNMMMEAARFSHGQGMMQMQDLSKLDVNSFDAIIFPGGQGIIKNLSTFTKDGKDCKLHNDVERVLKDFHRLRKPIGLASMAPVLACRVLPSIEVTLGYERDENTRWGNWPHTNMVQAVKSMGARHNVREPYEAHVDEKNKVVSTPSFMWETEYHYHYIFDGIGNMVKHVMRMSTK, from the exons ATGCTGGCCACCAGGACTTTGCTGTCAAAACAAACGCTGGCTGTTATTTCACGACAGCCTGCCTGCTTCGTTCACCACGGTGACCAAGGCAACTGGGGAAATACTAACGTGGCAGTG GTTTTCTCAGGATGTGGCTGGTGGGATGGGACTGATGTCCACGAGGGAGTGTA CACCATGTACCACCTCAGCCGCAACGGGGCTCGCTTCCAGATGTTTGCTCCAAATCAGCAGCAGATGCATGTGATCGACCACATGAAAAAGCAGCCGGCCGCTGGTGAGAACCG GAACATGATGATGGAGGCGGCCCGCTTCAGTCATGGTCAGGGCATGATGCAAATGCAGGACCTGTCCAAGCTGGACGTGAACAGCTTTGATGCTATCATCTTTCCTGGGGGTCAAGGCATCATCAAGAACCT ATCCACTTTCACGAAGGACGGCAAAGACTGCAAGCTGCATAATGATGTGGAGAGGGTGCTGAAAGATTTCCACCGTTTACGCAAGCCCATTGG ACTGGCCAGCATGGCCCCTGTGCTGGCCTGCCGGGTGCTGCCCAGCATCGAGGTGACCCTGGGCTATGAGCGGGATGAAAACACCCGCTGGGGGAACTGGCCTCACACAAACATGGTGCAGGCTGTAAAGAGCATGGGTGCACGCCACAATGTCCGTGAGCCATAT GAAGCCCATGTGGATGAGAAGAACAAAGTGGTCAGCACCCCGTCGTTCATGTGGGAAACAGAGTATCACTATCACTATATATTTGATGGGATTGGAAATATGGTCAAACATGTCATGCGTATGTCGACCAAGTGA
- the snrnp200 gene encoding U5 small nuclear ribonucleoprotein 200 kDa helicase encodes MADVTARSLQYEYKANSNLVLQADRSLIDRTRRDEPTGEVLSLVGKLEGTKMGDKSQRTKPQKLEERRDKRRKRDEDRHDINKMKGFTLLSEGIDEMVGIVYKPKTKETRETYEVLLSFIHAALGDQPRDILCGAADEVLAVLKNDKMRDKERRREVEQLLGPAEDTRYHVLVNLGKKITDYGGDKDLQNMDDNIDETYGVNVQFESDEEEGDEDQFGEVRDEHSDEDSEGEEAGVGCALSANLGATGDVMTVKKKDLHPRDIDAFWLQRQLSRFYDDAIVSQKKADEVLEILKTASDDRECENQLVLLLGFNTFDFIKILRQHRRMIQYCTMLASAQSEAEKERIIGKMEADQELSKILYQLQETEKEDIIREERSRRERLRKSRVDDLEAMDVDHGESMAPRQVLDLEDLAFTQGSHFMANKRCQLPDGSFRKQRKGYEEVHVPALKPKAFGDDEVLLPIEKLPKYAQAGFEGFKTLNRIQSKLFKTAMETDENLLVCAPTGAGKTNVALMAMLREIGKHINTDGTINVDDFKIIYVAPMRSLVQEMVGSFSKRLASYGITVSELTGDHQLCKEEINATQIIVCTPEKWDIITRKGGERTYTQLVRLIIIDEIHLLHDDRGPVLESLVARTIRNVELTQEDVRLLGLSATLPNYEDVATCLRVDPAKGLFYFDNSFRPVPLEQTYVGITEKKAIKRFQIMNEIVYEKIMEHAGKNQVLVFVHSRKETGKTARAIRDMCLEKDTLGLFLREGSASTEVLRTEAEQCKNLELKDLLPYGFAIHHAGMTRVDRTLVEDLFADRHIQVLVSTATLAWGVNLPAHTVIIKGTQVYSPEKGRWTELGALDILQMLGRAGRPQYDTKGEGILITSHGELQYYLSLLNQQLPIESQMVSKLPDMLNAEIVLGNVQTVKDAVNWLGYTYLYVRMLRNPTLYGVSHDDRSADPLLERRRTDLVHTAANVLDKNSLVKYDKRTGSFQVTDLGRIASHFYITHDSIQTYNQLLKPTLSEIELFRVFSLSSEFRNINVREEEKLELQKLLERVPIPVKESIEEPSAKINVLLQAYISQLKLEGFALMADMVYVTQSAGRLMRAIFEIVLNRGWAQLTDKTMNLCKMIDKRMWQSMSPLRQFKKLPEEVIKKIEKKNFPFERLYDLNHNEIGELIRMPKMGKTIHKYVHQFPKLDLAVHLQPITRSTLKVELTITPDFQWDDKIHGSSEAFWILVEDVDSEVILHHEYFLLKAKYAQDEHLVTFFVPVFEPLPPQYFIRVVSDRWLSCETQLPVSFRHLILPEKYPPPTELLDLQPLPVTALRNSAFEALYQNKFPFFNPIQTQVFNAVYNSDDNVFVGAPTGSGKTICAEFAILRMLLHNAEGRCVYITPMEALAEQVFVDWHQKFQDILNKKVVLLTGETSTDLKLLGKGDIIVSTPDKWDILSRRWKQRKNVQNVSLFIVDEAHLIGGENGPVLEVICSRMRYISSQIERPIRIVALSSSLSNAKDVAHWLGCSTTATFNFHPNVRPVPLELHIQGFNVSHTQTRLLSMAKPVYHAIMKHSPSKPAVVFVPSRRQTRLTAIDILTFCAADVVPQRFLHCTEKDLAPFLDKVNDATLKETLANGVGYLHEGLSAMERKIVEQLFNSGAVQVVVSSRSLCWGINISAHLVIVMDTQYYNGKIHAYVDYPIYDVLQMVGKANRPMLDDEGRCVIMCQGSKKDFFKKFLYEPLPVESHLDHCLHDHFNAEIVTKTVENKQDAVDYLTWTFLYRRMTQNPNYYNLQGMSHRHLSDHLSELVENTLHDLEQSKCISIEDEMDVAPLNLGMIAAYYYINYTTIELFSMSLNAKTKIRGLIEIISNAAEYKNIPIRHHEDSLLRQLAQKVPHKLNNPKFNDPHVKTNLMLQAHLSRMQLSAELQSDTEDILSKAIRLIQACVDVLSSNGWLSPALAAMELAQMVTQAMWSKDSYLKQLPFFTSEHIKRCTDKGVESIFDIMEMEDEDRTALLQLSDAQMADVARFSNRYPNIELSYEVAEKDNIKSGSPVLVQVQLEREEEVTGPVIAPLFPQKREEGWWVVIGDPKSNSLISIKRLTLQQKAKVKLDFVAPVMGVHNYTLYFMSDAYMGCDQEYKFSADVKEADSDGDSDSD; translated from the exons ATGGCGGATGTTACTGCTCGTAGCCTGCAGTATGAGTACAAAGCG AACTCCAACTTGGTGTTGCAAGCCGATCGCTCTCTGATCGACCGCACACGGAGAGATGAACCCACTGGAGAGGTGCTGTCGCTGGTGGGGAAGCTCGAGGGGACCAAGATGGGTGACAAGTCTCAGAGGACCAAACCccagaagctggaggagagaagagacaa GAGGCGAAAAAGAGATGAGGACAGACATGATATCAACAAAATGAAGGGCTTTACCCTCCTTTCAGAAGGCATTGATGAAATGGTGGGCATCGTCTACAAGCCTAAAACCAAAGAAACCAGAGAGACCTACGAGGTCTTGCTTAGCTTCATCCATGCTGCTTTAGGAGACCAG CCACGTGATATTCTGTGTGGAGCAGCTGATGAGGTGTTAGCAGTGCTGAAGAATGACAAAATGAGGGATAAAGAAAGGCGGCGTGAAGTAGAGCAGCTTCTTGGACCTGCTGAGGACACGCGTTACCATGTTTTGGTCAATCTGGGCAAGAAGATCACAGACTATGGAGGAGACAAGGATTTACAGAATATGG ACGACAACATTGACGAAACATATGGTGTGAATGTCCAGTTTGAATCTGATGAGGAG GAAGGGGATGAAGACCAGTTTGGTGAGGTACGAGATGAACACTCAGATGAAGACAGCgaaggagaggaagcaggtgtGGGCTGTGCTCTTTCAGCCAAT CTTGGTGCCACAGGGGATGTGATGACAGTGAAGAAAAAGGATCTACATCCTCGAGACATCGATGCCTTCTGGCTCCAGCGTCAGCTCAGCCGTTTCTATGATGATGCCATCGTCTCACAAAAGAAAGCTGATGAAGTCTTAGAAATCCTCAAG ACTGCCAGCGATGACAGAGAATGTGAGAATCAGCTGGTGTTGCTGCTGGGCTTCAACACCTTTGATTTCATCAAAATCCTCCGACAGCATCGTCGCATGA TTCAGTATTGCACCATGCTGGCCAGCGCTCAAAGTGAGGCAGAAAAAGAACGGATCATAGGAAAGATGGAGGCTGATCAGGAACTGTCAAAGATCCTTTACCAGCTgcaagagacagagaaggaagaCATTATTCGA GAGGAGCGCTCTCGCAGGGAGAGGTTGAGGAAGTCTCGTGTTGATGACTTGGAAGCTATGGACGTTGACCATGGAGAG TCGATGGCCCCTCGGCAGGTACTAGACCTCGAGGACCTGGCTTTTACCCAGGGCAGCCATTTCATGGCCAACAAGCGTTGCCAGCTTCCAGACGGCTCTTTTCGCAAACAGCGCAAAGGTTATGAAGAAGTTCACGTGCCTGCGCTAAAACCAAAGGCCTTTGGTGATGATGAG GTCCTCCTTCCTATTGAGAAGCTGCCCAAATATGCTCAGGCTGGATTTGAAGGTTTCAAAACCTTGAACCGCATCCAGAGCAAGCTGTTTAAAACCGCCATGGAGACAGATGAGAacctgcttgtgtgtgcacCTACG GGAGCTGGTAAGACCAACGTAGCCCTGATGGCAATGTTGAGGGAAATTGGgaagcacataaacacagacgGAACCATTAATGTGGATGACTTCAAAATTATCTACGTCGCACCTATGCGTTCACTAGTACAGGAGATGGTGGGAAGTTTTAGTAAG CGTTTGGCAAGTTATGGCATCACAGTGTCTGAGCTGACGGGAGACCACCAGCTCTGTAAAGAGGAGATAAATGCCACTCAGATCATCGTCTGCACCCCCGAGAAATGGGACATCATCACCCGTAAAGGTGGAGAGCGTACCTACACCCAACTAGTGCGCCTCATTATCATT GATGAAATCCACCTGCTGCACGATGACCGTGGACCCGTGTTGGAATCCCTGGTGGCGAGGACCATCCGCAATGTGGAGCTGACCCAGGAGGATGTGCGCCTTTTGGGCCTCAGTGCCACACTGCCCAACTATGAGGATGTGGCTACCTGCTTGCGTGTAGATCCTGCCAAGGGACTCTTCTACTTCGACAACAG TTTCCGCCCTGTCCCCTTGGAGCAGACGTATGTTGGCATCACAGAGAAGAAGGCCATCAAGCGTTTCCAGATCATGAATGAGATTGTGTATGAAAAGATAATGGAGCATGCTGGAAAGAACCAG GTACTAGTTTTTGTCCACTCCAGGAAGGAGACTGGAAAGACTGCCAGAGCAATACGAGACATGTGCTTGGAGAAGGACACACTGGGTCTTTTCCTCAGAGAGGGCTCAGCATCCACTGAAGTGTTGAGAACTGAGGCAGAGCAGTGCAAG AACCTTGAGCTGAAGGATTTGCTGCCTTACGGTTTCGCTATCCACCACGCTGGTATGACAAGAGTGGACCGTACGCTGGTGGAGGATCTGTTTGCTGATCGACACATCCAGGTCTTGGTGTCTACAGCCACTCTGGCTTGGGGAGTCAACTTGCCGGCACACACTGTCATCATTAAAGGAACGCAGGTGTACAGCCCAGAGAAAGGCAGGTGGACTGAGCTTGGAGCCCTGGACATTTTACAG ATGCTTGGTCGAGCTGGTCGTCCTCAGTACGACACCAAGGGAGAGGGAATCCTGATCACGTCTCATGGAGAGCTGCAGTACTATCTGTCCCTGCTCAACCAGCAGCTGCCCATAGAGAGTCAGATGGTGAGCAAGCTGCCTGACATGCTCAATGCGGAGATAGTCCTGGGCAACGTGCAGACTGTAAAG GACGCTGTCAACTGGCTTGGCTACACCTACCTGTATGTACGCATGCTCCGCAACCCCACCCTGTACGGCGTCTCTCATGATGACCGGAGCGCAGATCCCTTGTTGGAGAGACGCAGGACGGACCTGGTGCACACAGCCGCCAATGTCCTGGACAAGAACAGCCTGGTCAAATATGACAAAAGGACGGGCAGCTTCCAG GTCACTGACCTGGGACGGATTGCCAGTCACTTCTACATCACTCACGACTCCATTCAAACCTACAACCAGCTGTTGAAACCCACTCTCAGTGAGATCGAGCTCTTCAGAGTCTTTTCACTTTCCTCAGAGTTCAGGAACATCAATGTGAGAGAG gaggagaagctggagtTGCAGAAACTACTGGAAAGAGTTCCTATTCCTGTGAAGGAAAGCATCGAGGAGCCAAGTGCtaag AtcaatgtgctgctgcaggcGTACATCTCCCAGCTCAAACTGGAGGGATTTGCTCTCATGGCAGACATGGTCTATGTTACACAG AGTGCTGGAAGGTTGATGCGGGCCATATTTGAGATTGTGCTGAACAGGGGCTGGGCTCAACTCACAGACAAGACCATGAATCTATGCAAGATGATTGACAAGAGGAT GTGGCAGTCGATGTCTCCGCTCAGACAGTTCAAGAAACTGCCGGAGGAAGTGATCAAGAAGATCGAGAAGAAGAACTTCCCCTTCGAGCGTCTCTATGACCTCAACCATAATGAAATTG GTGAGCTGATCCGAATGCCAAAGATGGGGAAGACCATCCACAAATACGTCCACCAGTTCCCCAAACTGGACCTGGCCGTCCACCTGCAGCCCATCACCCGTTCCACACTGAAAGTGGAGCTCACCATCACTCCTGACTTCCAGTGGGATGACAAA ATTCACGGTTCATCCGAAGCTTTCTGGATCCTGGTTGAGGACGTGGACAGTGAGGTCATCCTCCACCACGAGTACTTCCTGCTCAAAGCAAAGTACGCCCAGGACGAACACCTTGTGACCTTCTTTGTCCCAGTGTTCGAGCCTCTGCCCCCGCAGTACTTCATCCGTGTGGTCTCAGACCGATGGCTCT CCTGTGAGACTCAGCTCCCGGTCTCCTTCCGCCACTTGATCCTACCAGAGAAGTACCCTCCGCCCACTGAGCTGCTGGACCTGCAGCCTCTGCCTGTTACTGCCCTCAGGAACTCTGCTTTTGAGGCTCTCTACCAGAACAAGTTCCCCTTCTTCAACCCCATTCAGACCCAAG TGTTCAACGCTGTGTACAACAGTGATGATAATGTGTTTGTGGGAGCCCCCACCGGCAGTGGGAAGACCATCTGTGCCGAGTTTGCTATTCTGAGGATGCTGCTGCACAATGCAGAAGGTCGCTGTGTCTACATCACCCCCATGGAAGCACTGGCTGAACAG GTGTTTGTTGACTGGCACCAGAAGTTCCAGGACATCCTGAACAAGAAGGTGGTTCTGCTAACAGGAGAGACGAGCACAGATCTGAAGCTCTTGGGAAAAGGTGACATCATTGTCAGTACCCCCGACAAGTGGGACATCCTGTCGCGTCgctggaaacagaggaagaacgTCCAGAATGTCAGCCTCTTCATTGTGGATGAGGCGCACCTCATCGGAGGAGAAAACGGA CCTGTGCTTGAGGTCATCTGCTCCAGGATGAGGTACATCTCCTCTCAGATTGAGCGTCCCATCCGCATCGTGGCCCTGAGCTCTTCTTTGTCCAACGCCAAAGACGTGGCCCACTGGCTGGGCTGCAGCACCACAGCCACGTTCAACTTCCACCCCAACGTCAGGCCCGTGCCTCTGGAGCTACACATCCAG GGCTTCAATGTTAGTCACACTCAGACCCGCCTGCTGTCTATGGCCAAGCCAGTGTACCACGCCATCATGAAGCACTCCCCCTCCAAACCTGCAGTGGTGTTCGTCCCATCCCGTAGACAGACTCGCCTCACAGCCATCGACATCCTCACTTTCTGTGCCGCCGATGTCGTTCCTCAGAG gttCTTGCATTGCACTGAGAAAGACCTTGCTCCATTCCTGGACAAAGTAAATGATGCCACTTTGAAAGAGACTCTGGCCAACGGTGTGGGTTACCTGCACGAGGGCCTGTCTGCGATGGAACGCAAAATAGTGGAGCAGCTCTTCAACTCAG gtgcTGTTCAGGTCGTGGTGTCCTCTCGTTCACTCTGCTGGGGCATCAACATCTCTGCACACCTCGTCATTGTCATGGACACCCAGTACTACAATGGCAAAATTCATGC ATATGTGGACTATCCCATATATGACGTCCTCCAGATGGTGGGCAAGGCGAACAGACCCATGCTGGACGACGAGGGGCGCTGTGTGATCATGTGTCAGGGCTCTAAGAAG GACTTCTTCAAGAAGTTCCTGTACGAGCCGCTGCCAGTGGAGTCTCACTTGGATCACTGCCTCCACGACCACTTCAACGCTGAGATTGTCACCAAGACAGTGGAGAACAAGCAGGACGCTGTGGACTATCTAACATGGACGTTCCTCTACCGCCGGATGACCCAGAATCCCAACTACTACAACCTGCAAG GCATGTCCCATCGTCACCTGTCAGACCACCTGTCTGAGCTGGTTGAGAACACATTACATGACCTGGAGCAGTCCAAGTGCATCAGCATAGAGGATGAGATGGATGTAGCACCTCTCAATTTGGGCATGATCGCTGCGTACTACTACATCAACTACACCACCATCG AGTTGTTCAGCATGTCCCTGAATGCCAAGACAAAGATCCGTGGGTTAATTGAGATCATCTCTAATGCTGCCGAGTACAAGAACATTCCCATCAGGCACCACGAGGATTCACTTCTCCGACAG CTGGCACAGAAAGTGCCTCACAAACTGAACAACCCTAAGTTCAACGACCCCCATGTGAAGACCAACCTAATGCTGCAAGCTCATCTCTCCAGGATGCAGCTGAGCGCTGAGCTGCAGTCGGACACCGAGGACATTCTCAGCAAG GCGATCCGACTGATCCAGGcctgtgtggatgtgctgtCCAGTAACGGCTGGCTGAGCCCTGCCCTGGCAGCTATGGAGCTGGCACAGATGGTCACACAGGCCATGTGGTCCAAGGACTCGTACCTCAAACAGCTGCCCTTCTTCACCTCGGAGCACATCAAGCGCTGCACAGATAAG GGTGTGGAGAGTATCTTTGACATCATGGAGATGGAGGATGAAGACAGAACTGCCTTGCTGCAGCTCTCAGACGCTCAGATGGCTGACGTGGCCCGCTTCTCTAACCGCTACCCCAACATCGAGCTGTCGTACGAAGTGGCAGAAAAGGACAACATCAAGAG tgggAGTCCAGTTCTGGTTCAGGttcagctggagagagaggaggaggtgactgGGCCTGTCATCGCACCTCTCTTCCCTCAG AAACGTGAGGAGGGCTGGTGGGTGGTGATCGGAGACCCCAAGTCCAACAGCCTCATCTCCATCAAGAGGCTGACTCTTCAGCAGAAAGCAAAG GTTAAGCTGGACTTTGTTGCCCCGGTGATGGGCGTTCATAACTACACCCTGTACTTCATGAGCGACGCGTACATGGGCTGTGACCAGGAGTACAAGTTCAGCGCGGATGTGAAGGAGGCGGACAGCGATGGAGACAGTGACTCAGACTAA